CATTCCTCCGACAGATACGGCGTCGCCAGCCCGACCCTTGAATGCATAAATCCTCCGCCCAGACCCATATCCCTGAAAACTCGGATCTGACGGCGGAGTTCGCTCTCCTCCAGGCGTCCGTTCCAAGCCCAGAAGGGTTTTCCCCTGTAGAGGGATGATGGAGATCGGAAATCCTCCCTCAAACCCATCCTTTCTCTCCTTTCCCACATAAGTTATCAGGTTTGCGGCTAATTGAGTATACCACAGTCGCCTGTTCCGGGCAAGGGTATCTTGTCCTCACGCTGTTCGCTAGGGTGTAAAGAAGATCGAATTTTTGCGGATGTAAAAACATGAGCAGTCACAGGGTTTATGCCTCCTCAACGATTTCGATCTTGAGCATATTTTCGAGGTATGATAGAATAAGCGGGAACTGAAAGAGCTTGGAGGTATCCGATGCTCGCTTTGACCCTGATTTTGACCTATAGCGTCTCATACGCCGCAGATGATAGCTGGAGGATGCCGCTTAAGGCGAAGGCGGAGATCTTCGGGAGGAACATACTCCAGCGACACTGGATCGATGGGCTGTATCCATCGGCGGTGGATCTGCCGCCGGGATATACCGGACCTCTCGATCCGACCACGTGGCCCACTCGATAAACTCCCCGCTCAGAACGAAAAGGATCTTCTGCAGCATCCCCGCCGGGCTGTTCGTGAGCGAAGATAGGGGCGAAAGCTGGCATAACGCCAATCTGGTCCTGATCTTCGAAGGCAACATGCAGAGGGAGATAGGAAACGCCGATTTCCTCGACGCCTACTGGCGTGGGAGATATTACGGCTTCATAACGGACGAGGATGACACCTCGCCGCCCGAAAGCTGGGACATGACTCCGCCGTGGAGGCGAAGATGAAGGTGATAGACTTCCACGTGCACGCTTTCCCGGATGATCTGGCTTCCAGGGCGATGGAGCAGCTTTCACAGCGCTCCGGGGTCATCCCATCATACGATGGGACGATCTCGGGGCTGAAGCGGTCGATGATGAGGGCGGGCATATCCAGGAGCGTCCTCCAACCTGTGGCCACCAAGCCCTCACAGGTTAGATCGATAAACAACTGGCTTCTGTCGCTGAAATCCGACCAGCTGATCCCGTTCGGCGCCATCCATCCCGATCTGGAAAGATCTGAGGAGGAGCTGAAAAGGATAAAGGCTCTGGGCATCCGGGGGATCAAGATCCACGGTGATTATCAGGAGACCTTCATCGACGATGAAAGATACATGCCGATCTACGAGGTGATGGAGGATCTGGGCATG
The Candidatus Poribacteria bacterium genome window above contains:
- a CDS encoding amidohydrolase; this translates as MKVIDFHVHAFPDDLASRAMEQLSQRSGVIPSYDGTISGLKRSMMRAGISRSVLQPVATKPSQVRSINNWLLSLKSDQLIPFGAIHPDLERSEEELKRIKALGIRGIKIHGDYQETFIDDERYMPIYEVMEDLGMILLLHAGVDIGLPPPAHATPERILKVHESFPRLRIVAAHMGGFKMWDEVERYLLGREIYLDTSYVRTFMDDERALRMMREHGIDRILFATDAPWADQKEELSWIASLGFSEKEMAKILCENGAKLLRLDSP